One window of the Desulfurobacterium indicum genome contains the following:
- the thrC gene encoding threonine synthase, protein MKLWRGVIEEFREFLPVTEKTPVITLREGNTPLIEADNLATAINPDIKIYLKYEGLNPTGSFKDRGMTMAVSKAMEDGAKAVICASTGNTSAAAAAYAAKAGIKAVVLIPEGKIALGKLSQAVMYGAEVIQIKGNFDEALDIVRDIGGDYPITIVNSINPYRLQGQKTAAFEICEQLGKAPDFHFIPVGNAGNITAYWMGYKEYFEAGKVNSKPKMCGWQAAGAAPIVLGHPVKNPETIATAIRIGNPASWEGAVNAAKESGGFIDMVTDEEILEAYRLVARTEGIFCEPASAASIAGVIKANREKKLFSKGDVIVCTLTGHGLKDPDTAMSMGVKPVTLPADEREIVKYLGF, encoded by the coding sequence ATGAAACTGTGGAGAGGAGTAATAGAAGAATTCAGAGAATTTCTACCTGTAACGGAAAAGACACCGGTTATAACACTAAGAGAAGGAAACACCCCTTTAATAGAAGCGGATAACTTAGCTACCGCAATCAATCCCGACATTAAAATATACCTCAAATATGAAGGGCTGAACCCGACAGGCTCTTTTAAAGACAGAGGAATGACCATGGCTGTCTCAAAAGCCATGGAAGACGGAGCAAAAGCGGTAATATGTGCCTCTACCGGAAACACGTCTGCTGCAGCCGCAGCGTATGCTGCCAAAGCAGGTATAAAGGCGGTAGTTTTAATCCCTGAAGGGAAAATAGCCCTCGGAAAACTATCCCAGGCAGTTATGTATGGTGCCGAAGTAATCCAAATAAAAGGAAACTTCGACGAAGCTCTTGATATAGTGAGAGATATAGGGGGAGATTATCCCATAACAATTGTAAACTCAATCAACCCCTACAGACTTCAAGGACAAAAGACAGCCGCTTTTGAAATATGTGAACAACTCGGGAAAGCACCTGATTTTCATTTTATCCCTGTCGGTAACGCAGGTAACATAACAGCTTATTGGATGGGATACAAAGAATACTTCGAAGCAGGTAAAGTTAACTCAAAGCCAAAGATGTGCGGCTGGCAGGCAGCAGGTGCAGCACCAATCGTTCTTGGACATCCTGTTAAAAATCCCGAAACGATAGCAACAGCTATTCGTATAGGAAATCCAGCCAGTTGGGAGGGAGCTGTAAATGCAGCGAAAGAATCTGGCGGTTTCATAGATATGGTAACTGACGAAGAGATTCTTGAAGCGTACAGATTGGTTGCAAGAACGGAAGGTATATTCTGCGAACCTGCCTCTGCAGCATCAATAGCAGGCGTAATCAAAGCCAACAGAGAGAAAAAACTTTTTTCAAAAGGTGATGTTATTGTCTGCACGTTAACTGGCCACGGTCTTAAAGATCCCGATACGGCTATGTCAATGGGTGTAAAACCGGTTACATTACCTGCTGATGAGAGAGAGATAGTTAAATATTTAGGATTTTAA
- the dapA gene encoding 4-hydroxy-tetrahydrodipicolinate synthase, protein MFEGIYVAIPTPFKDGKVDEKALREHIEFLIESGVNGIVPCGTTGESATLSYEEHEEVIAITIDQVKGRAKVIAGTGSNSTKEAIELTAYAKEAGADGALLITPYYNKPNQEGLYRHFKAIAEAVDIPIVLYNVPGRTGVNMLPETVARLSVIENVVAIKEATGSTNVATEIVNLCGDKIEVLSGDDLTFYPLLAVGGKGVISVTANIVPDRMVKMYRAFVKGNIDEARKLHLELYPLHKTMFVDTNPIPVKTALSMMGRMEKEFRLPLCLTTPEKEEIIRKVLKEKGVL, encoded by the coding sequence ATGTTTGAAGGAATATATGTTGCCATACCTACACCTTTTAAAGATGGAAAGGTTGATGAAAAGGCGTTGAGGGAGCATATAGAGTTTCTTATAGAAAGCGGTGTGAACGGTATCGTTCCCTGTGGAACGACAGGGGAATCCGCCACTCTTTCCTATGAAGAGCATGAAGAGGTTATAGCTATTACCATTGATCAGGTAAAAGGAAGAGCCAAAGTTATAGCTGGTACAGGTTCTAACTCTACCAAGGAAGCGATAGAGCTTACAGCTTACGCAAAAGAAGCGGGTGCTGATGGAGCACTCCTTATTACACCTTACTACAATAAGCCTAATCAGGAAGGTCTTTATCGTCATTTTAAGGCAATTGCTGAAGCCGTGGATATCCCAATTGTTCTATACAACGTTCCTGGTAGAACTGGGGTTAACATGCTACCGGAAACGGTTGCAAGGTTGTCAGTTATAGAAAACGTTGTTGCAATTAAAGAGGCTACAGGAAGTACGAATGTCGCAACCGAAATTGTTAACCTTTGTGGTGATAAAATAGAGGTTCTATCAGGTGATGATCTTACGTTTTATCCGTTGCTTGCCGTTGGTGGAAAAGGTGTAATTTCTGTTACGGCAAACATTGTCCCAGATAGAATGGTAAAAATGTATAGAGCCTTTGTAAAAGGCAATATTGATGAGGCAAGGAAGCTCCATTTAGAGCTTTATCCTCTTCACAAAACGATGTTTGTTGATACCAATCCTATTCCTGTTAAAACGGCTCTTTCAATGATGGGAAGAATGGAGAAGGAGTTCAGATTACCTCTCTGTCTGACAACGCCGGAGAAAGAAGAGATTATAAGAAAAGTCTTAAAAGAGAAGGGGGTGCTCTAA